gtttttgtccACTTTTGAAGTGAGGTCAGGTCCCACCACGTACGCAGCTCCTTCACTAGAAGCTTTTCAAGTGTGGACATGAGTCCTTTTAAGCTGAAGTTGTCCTGTAGTGTCTGGTCAGGGATATTAAAAATGGCATTCATTTTCTGCATGCGATCACCCACTTCATCCATGGATCGTAATGATGCGTGTGCCATATCCCAAtccaacacagaaaaaaaacGCAATACGTGAATAGGTTTCCAAAATCTGGAacgtgtggcatgcatttgtattcaaccCCCCGGTACTCTGTTATCCTTTGATATAAGTACAGCTGTCCTGTGAAGGCCACAGACatttgttagtgaacattagtgatcaaacagcatcataaaaaccaaggaacacaccagatagGTCAGGGATACAATTGTGGAGTAATGTAGAACAGGGTAAGATTATAAAAAATTATCCCAAGCTCTTAAtatctcatggagcactgttcaatccattatCCAAAAATAGAAGGAGTacggcacaactgcaaacctaccaagacatggtcatacacctaaactgacagctcaggcgaggagagcactaattagagaagcagccaaaaggCCCatttcactctggaggagctgcagagatccacagctcaggtgggagaatctgtccacaggacattaaTGAATCACAGTTCTGACAAATACCAGTCAGAAGGTATAGATAATTATAGTGGTGAAAAAGAAATGACAAAATCACAGACCATCACCATTAAGACTTAGCCATTATTCTATATGTTAAAAGTATACCACAAAGTGCCTTTATAAAATGCCAGGTCAGGGTGGTAAAAGTAACTGCACGGGCAAGAAAATAGCTGTACCCCACTTTTTCCCTATCCTAGTACGGAATGGCCACCccaataggggcgatcccgtatcaaGAAACTCCTATAATCCCTAGAATGGCCCTGACAACAGGATAGATGGCCACCACCATAGATCTACGTAAATgtgaaaggagggggggggggggggtatatacagttaaaaaaaaaaaaaaaaaaaaaaaaaagggacatcgTCCCAAGTAGTGTCAATATTCAGTATGATGTAAAATGTTTAATTATACGGTATTATAAATCTATTCAAAGAAAATGTATTAACATCCAGTTGATCTGTTTCCAACAGGGACAACAGTTGTCCCTGATGGTTGCACAGTATGTAGCAAGGCAACCTCATATAAAGAATGTCCGAATGCATTTCGCCTATTTTATACAGCTCATCAGCAAATTATATGGATCTCATTAGAGGTAAGTATGACACCCGTGATCTCTTTTGGTAGCAAAGGTAAACATGACCCCCatgttgtatttcaaatggagATAAATAGAGGATAGTGCCACCAAAGACATCCTATGTCCCAGAAGGACAGGACAAGATAAATAGATGAAATGTATCACATCAAGAAGAGGCCCATATTGGTATCAGTGTACATATCCCCTCCCATATCAATGTAAAACATATGAATTTAATACGGGATAACCGCCAGCAGATGTGACACAAGATGCCCAGGTCATATATGTTACATGCATGACCCAAAAGAAGGTTGTCGGGTATAGGATGTATCCCACATATAGGACATGGAGAGGGGATGCTCCGGTCTCAGGTTCAGACGTGGTGGATGTGGCCCATATTAGTCTGGATCAGATACACAGGACAAATATTAgtagtgtactccacaaatctggcctttatggaagagtggcaagaagaatgCCATTTTTTTAAGCCAAGCCACAAGAACTCCCATTTGCTGTTTGCCACAAGACATGTAGGGGACAACAAACACATGGaggtggaagaaggtgctctggtcagatgagaccaacgTTGAAATTTTTGGCataaatgcaaaatgctatgtgtggtggaaaactaacactgcacagcACCCTGAACACACCAACCCCACCGTGAaacagtggtggcagcatcatgctgtggggatgcttctcTTCAGCAGGGAAAGGGAAGCTGggcagagttgatgggaagatggatggagcttaaagaggacctttcaccgattattacaatgtgaactaagtatacagacatgtagagcggcgcccggggatctcactgcacttactattatccccgggtgccgctctgttctcctgctatgccctccggtatctccgctcactaagttatagtaggcagagtctgcccttgttcttctgtagcgctggccaatcgcattgcagagctcaaggcctgggagaaaataacctcccaggctgtgagctctgctctgcgctgcgattggccagcgctagagcagaacaagggcagactccgcctactataacttagtgactgaaatctccgcctactataacgtagtgactgaaatctctgcctactataacttatatagtaagtgcagtgagatccccaggcgccgctctacatgtctgtatacttagttcagaTTGTAataaatcggtgaaaggtcctctttaatacaggACAATCTTGGAGGACAACCTGTTAAgatgctgcaaaagacttgagactggcgAGGAGGTTcccctttcaacaagacaatgaccctgccagagctacaatggaatggtttagatcatagcatattcatgtgttacaaTGGCCCAGTCAAAATCCAGACCTAAATCGCAGAATCTATGGCAAGACTTGacaattgctgttcacagaccctctccatccaatctgagtgAGTTTAAGCTATTTTGCAAACGGTCAAAAATTtctgcctctagatgtgcaaagctggtagagactaACCGCCAAAGACTTGCAGCTGCAATTGCAGCGAACGGTGGTCCTACtaagtattgactcagggagcTGAATACAAAAGCATGCCACACtttcaagatttttatttattaaacattgctgaaaaccatgtatcactttctttttacttcacatatacttgctactttgggttggtctatcacataaaatcccgcAAAAATACATTTACGCTTGTGGGTGTAAAaatgttcaaggggtatgaatactttttcaaggcactgtgtatgtttatttttcatttttttttacattaatcatggggcaCACTTTAAAGTAGTCTTGTGTAGccctgatgcttttttttttacataatgttGTATCGACAACCAGTGTCTATAATACATTTTACAATGAGAAGAACAAATATGCGACAAGAGAAATATTCACAATTTAATTATCAATTCATTTACAATGGGGAAATCACCTGGTAAAATGTACAGCCATATGATATGTGCCATAAACTCCACATGGTGGCTTCAGCAACAGTTACTGCCTGCATGGCTTAGAAGACGGACGCTATATATTAACCAAAAGTAAAAAGTTTTATATGAAGACTTTGGCACTGTGTTTTAGTGTTCAGGCCAATGACATGACCTGAATCATGTGTTGCGTCTTTCTTGGGATTCAAGTTTTATGACTTTTGCAAGTTAATAGACAGTTATGAGAAAAACTTGGTACCTCTTCACATCTATTGGGATATGGATGTTGCGCAGTGGTTGTAAGTCATCCTAAAGTTTGGGTGCAAGACTTGCGCAACTTGAAACTTTACATCATAAGACACATTTACAAAAATTAGTGGAACAATATGCATCTAATACATAGTATTGCATTATCCAAAGAAAAAGTGCATAGTTGTGTAGAAATTAAATCATCCTGAGGTTAATTATAAATATTAGTATATGCATACTTCCTTCATTAAGCATTGAATATAACTTAAAAGCATCTAACATGCTTTGTCTAGTCCTTCAGTGGTGCACACATCAGCCCCGGTAGCAGAGTGTCGTGAGATATCCTTAATCATAGATCTATTTTCTCTTCATATGGACAAATGCACGCAGCTCTTTGGCTTTCCATATAGGGTTTACATCCCAAATGTATGACTGCATCAAACAGGAGTGCCACTGTGGATTCACAAGCTGAAGGAAGAGAATGAGAAAATGAGTGGACAAGTCAACAAAGAGACACTTACATCAGTGATCACTAGAATGGGGGATCCACAAGGGACTCCAAACTGCCCCATGAACATAGAGCAGTGGTGCTCACATGCGTCCTCCTCTCCGCTcagttctatgggactgctgtgcGCGCTactcggcagccccatagaagtgtaaAACCCTGCTCCAATCTCATTGTGCAGTACTCCTGATCAATgggggggtcccagaggtcagatcTCCAGTGATCAAATGCTGTTCTCCTCTCCTGTGGATAGGAAATatctgctggctggatttatctTCTAGAAGTCCCCAAACCAGAACTCAAAGACACTACTGTGGAACCCTAAATTGTTGCTGACCGCCCTAAATAGGtgcttttctcatcaggagtagtaAGAATACAAGGTTTTATTCTGCCAAACTGTTACTTCACAGCGCTTCCCCTCTGAGTGACAGCTTTATTGGTTTCCTacttggatgctacagctgtcactcacagCAGAGGGAGCACAATTTGGCAAAACAATATTCTTCCAACACCTGATGAGAAAAGTTCCACAAAAGGCACAGTCACTCTGCCCTCTCCAGTTGCTACCTTGTGTTTTCAACTGTTTAGCATAATCAAAACTGCTGGCAGACTCTAGTTAAACAAGTGGTCGGCGTTAAAAAGGGTTTCTTGATACTTTAATATTAAAGgtctatcgtcaggataggccatcaatatctgatccatGGGGGTCCAACAATCCagtacccctgctgatcagcagaggtgttTTTGCCAATGCCTGATTACTACAGTGCTGCACCTCTCCAGCGACGCTCTGGTGCTTAGCGCCACCCACCCAATAGATTGACAGCACTAGACTTTACATcttgcgcctgcgcactcattccacgctgtttagggtaacacaatgaacatttagaaacgctcagtgaagGTAGCATAGGCATAGtagatgtgacaggttccctttaatgaataTTTAATGGTTATTCATGGTTATTATTATCATATTATGTAACCCTTAATAAAGGACAACTGCCATTTTTCACCACAATTtggtttgtatttatttttagataAGTATTAATAAAGTAATTGTTATAGTTTAAGTTattgctcatatggcaccatGGGGCAGGGGCGGAGTTCCAGTGGCAGCACACGGAGAGAGGCAGCTggactaaaactacgacatgcagtacttagtccagctgcctcttgccgtgcgctgccgttgaaacaccgcccccattatagtcaatgccgCCGGACtaccctgccgctagtgtgaaactagcctaaatttCTCCACGGCGCCGGCACATATAGTTTTACTCTGCtacatcaaccctaccaggctatatgtctggtttaatagggttgatcctggtgacagagcctctttagccccttagggacgcatgacgtaccggtactacatgtttcccgagtccttaaagtccttaaggacccatgacgtatcgcgagtttaaaatgagattgcggcgctgcgggggttaatccgaacaggatgccggctctTACGCCAGGGTGAGGGGACATGACACCCCCCACCCCTATCGGCGATcccagcaaaccacaggtcaattcagacctgctgtttgctgcgCTTCCTGCCgattctgatccctgcggtccctgactgcagggatcaaactttaaaatgccccaaataaaaagtttatttcaccccccccccctgcaccccgtacgaaccgctgtatggaaaaagttaacagtaagagggggctccctccctctcccatcggggggctgctgtgcctttgcagcccccccgacAGGattgggtgacagagggagggagcccccagacagccccccttaTTACCCTTTcccgtctgcaaagttgtggccacaactgagcagacggggaaggttcccatggcaacaggacgccttctcaggcatcctgctgtccatggtgctgaacacatctgtgctaaaggcatagatctgttcagacaaagtgtaagtaaaataccctatatagtgtactgtattatacagacaacaGATCCACTGGatattcaagaaccaagtgggtctgggtcaaacacacacacaaaattatatatatatatatatatatatatatatatatatatatatatatatatatatatatatatatacacacacacacacacacatattaggtatcaccgcgttcgtaacgacctgatctataaaatggtcatgttactttccctgcaaggtgaacgccaaaaaaataaaaactatgaggaaattgacatttcagatgaatgttgtaaataaaaaaattaaataaaagtgcccaaaaagctatttcttgttaccttgcctcacaaaaagtgtaatatagagcaaccaaaaatcatatgtaccctaaactagtaccaacaaaacttccaccctatcccgtagtttctaaaatggggtcacttttttggagtttctactctaggggtgcatcaggggggctttaaatgggacatggtgtcaaaaaaaaaaaaaaaaaaaaaagtccagcaaaatttgccttccaaaaaccgtatggcattcctttccttctgcgcccgtacagcagtttacaaccacatatggggtgtttctgtaaactacagaaccagggccataaataatgagttttgtttggctgttaatccttgctttgtaactggaaaaaataaataaaaataatataattttttatataatatatatatatatccatccccattaaatcttgtgcaacacctaaagggttaacaaagtttgtaaaaatcagttttgaataccttgaggggtgtagtttagagaatggggtcattttttgggtggtttctattatgtaagcctcgcaaagtgacttcagagctgtagtggtccctaaaaattgggtttttgtaaatttctgaaaaatttcaagatttgcttctaaaccttgtaacagccccccaaaaaaatattattccaaaataattcaaacatgaagtagacatatggggaatgtaaagtcatcaaaattttttggggtattactatgtattacagaagtagacaaactgaaactttgaaatttgctaatttttccaaatttttggtaaattttttatttttttatgcaagttaaaaaaaaaaaaaaaaaaaaagttttattttaccagtgtcgtgaagacaatatgtgacggaaaaaaaaactctcagaatggcctggataagtcaaagcattttaaagttatcaccacttaaagtgacactggtcagatttgcaaaaaatggccaaatccttaaggtgaaatagggcagaATCCTTAAGgggtaaaggggttattcaagatTAATATAAACCTCCCAGTTTGGCCGACCCatggtggtgatcatacttacctggtcccagcTGCTAGGTTTGGCGCTGTCGCTCTTGGCCCgactcttcctgtccctacattcCTGAAAACATCTGTCGATGGGGCGACACATAACCGCTGtagccaatcacaggccacagCAGTGACCTCCCTTTGCACCACAACTGTTGGTCACTTTactgcactgcagtaaccagacaTCACCACTAGTAAAAAAAGACTGCTGATCTCtgaggtactgatgacctattgtaTTTCAAGGGAGAGATTGCCTCCTACGCATCAAACAGCCTTTTATACAACAAAAGCCGCCATGGAGTCTGAGACTAAAACAAGATGGAAGAACATTTAAGGCTCGTAGTACAAGTGCTCTCACCTTGAACACTCTCAGAAATGCCTAACGTTTTCTGTACATCTCGGCATATTTTGGAGAGGCAGCTCTGAAACTGCTCATCACAATCATTCTTCAGGTTACCACATGTGTCATAGCAGCGGTCATGTTGGTTGCAGCATCTAGTCATTGACGGAATGCCAACAtcaaactggaaaaaatggaaagaGAATGTCAACCATGAGCTATATATAAATgaaggtttttgttttgtttttatgaagACCAACAAAATGATACTTAGGGAGAGTCCACATCTCACGGTCAAATTGCAATATACTGTGGCAAAAATCAAGATGCTTTGCACAAAAATCTGTGAAATGCCCCTTACATAGAATAAAAGCGgttcattttaaccccttagggaccaccAATACACCTTTTTCACTAAAGGTTCTTAGGTTGGGTCGCTGCCTTTTTACAACAGCCCAGTCTAAGCAATGTATGGGTCTCCTGTGCACCAGAGAACCGGGGCTTGGCTCTCCCATGAGAGCTGTGCTCCTTCTCCAACGGCCTGGACCGGCAGGAATGCCGATTCAGGCCCTTTAACTCGTattgaggaaaaataaaaaaataaaaatttcaaatgcaGCATTGAAATCCCcagtgatgtgataatgatgaccaacCCTGAGGATCGTCATCAATATTTCAGTCATGGACAACCCCTATGAAGTGGACCcgtcacctcttctgacatgtctattttaataACTACTTCTATTCCTCAAGAAATcccaattctggagcatatattctcatgactatgttgtgccattactctattattccttctagaagtttatgaatgcattgccagcagtttgcaatcAAAGTCTAATGCAGTGTTCCCAATTATATAATACAATACCCTGTAAAGGACTTTCCCATCCCACCTTTCAGCTAGAGCAGAGAAAGGATACAACAAGGGTCTCCTGCTCTAGAGGACCCAACAACCCACTGAGAATGATGTCATGCTTTATTTCCCATGTTGTGCTAGTACATATGCCTAGAAATTAATACTACTGCAACATAAAAGGAATTATTTACATGAAATCCAAACACAGGAGATCCACATCCATTCGGCGGAGAATGTTTGTAGCCATAACGGGGAAGTGGCTTGGAACCTGTGGATGAAAACAAATCAGCTGCAGAAAGTTCCAAGAACTGCATACATTTAACTATTTCACTTGTGTTCATTACCTAGTCAGGCCTCATCCACATTTCTGTTTATCACCGACATGTGCCATCTGCGTTTTccgtggacagcacacgtacccattgatttaaatgtgtctgttcacaattCAGTATTTTCTTTTCTTACTAACCGTGGGTTAGTTAAAAATAAATCatggggacatgcactactttgatccgtgatgcggcCCAACCacacccatagaagtctatgggtccatccGGACACCCCGTGGACGGCATCCATggtgcgtccgtttttcactgaagactaataggagattctttggaaattaatttacaGCTGAacaacgtcagtgaattacggatcGGTAAAAACAGACACAAAGACCAACTACGGTTCCTTCACGATTGAACCACattcgttttttttcacggatgcgtcactgacacggaaatgtggacgaggcctcaaTTTCACACTGCAAGagaattatgatttttattttattttttatctggacAATACCCACTGGGAATGCAACGGTACCCGCATGTAATGCTTACAAAAAGCCTTAAAAAGGGGTATTCCGTTTAAATTAAGTTatccctatccacaggaaagaaaataactattagatcagtggggaccTCCACCGATGACAAGAACAGGAACCCTGTACCCCCTGCAATGAATGGAGTAGATGGCGTGTGGCCGCTCCATAAATTTCTATAGGATTTATGGAGATTTCCGTCGTCATTGGCTATCTCgggaactcccacagaaatgacTGGACCATTCACGTGCTTGCCCGAACGGCCACGCCATTAatttcagggggctgcagggggtatggggcccccattcttgtgatctgtAGGTGTCCCAGTGGTAGAACCCCCACTGatataatagttatcccctaccctgtggaatgcccctttaagaagtATTCCAGCAGTAAACATGCATGACTCTTTGCTCATCACAGTCACTGATAAAGTTCATCATTCCTGATACTATATCAGTGCGGTGTAGATGAACCACGATACATTATCTAAGCAACAACTTTATTTTAATCTCACTGGAAGGCAAGGTGTTCAGACTGTCTTCCATAACAAAAGATGGTTTCGCATACAGCGGCCAAACTCGAAAttcgcagcatgtcaattctttgtgTGGATTTCATAAAAAAATGCAAGTAAACActcgtttttattaaaaaaaaaaaaaaaaaaaaaaaaaaaaaaaaaaaaaaaattgtgtgtgtggatttggtgtggaAACGCACAGAAATCAGCATGGAAATTCCTGGGGGCCACACTTGCCCACAGGCTTCAGAGTAATTCCTGTTATTGTACaggccaggcatggccaacctgaggctctccagctgttgcaaaactacaactcccaacatgctcagactgcctacagctatcagcctgcagcagggcatggtgggagttgtagtttacaacagctggagagccgcaggttggccatgcctggtacaGGCCATCCAATAAGAATCAGAGACCTTCTGGCAGAAAAATCTAAAGAGCACTAGGGGGCGCTAAAAGGGTATGTCCACATGTGGCAAATATGCTGCATATTTTCCACAGTGGAACATAGTGTGGAAAATCTGCACTGTATACAgtagtaagattatgaaaaatttCATCCACATGCTGGGGGAAATTTCTGTGACGCAAACAGCACAAACTGGtgtgctgtggatttcaccctttgtaaTAGAGGGTGAAATCTGTATTCAAATCTGCATTAACTTATGTGGGATTTGCCTGTGGATTCTCTGCGCCAAAATACGTcctgtgtggtcgtaccctaacaTGCATGGAACAGATCACAGTTTCAGTTTccgttctgatccatcagaaggacaggagaaaaaaaaaaaaaaaaaaaaaaaaaaaaaaaaaaaggaaaaaaaaaagaagcaggcCTCTTCACACCAGGTTTATGTCAGAAACAAGGGGCATCAATGAAACAATCTTGTGTAGGAGGTAGAGTGGTGTCATTTCAAATAACAACCAATCAGCCCTCAGCTTTCATTTTCTTTGCGGCATGGAAAACATGCAACgtggactctgattggttccACGTTATCTCTTTGTGACCTGATTGTATTGAGTCACAACAGTAATGAGTAATGATTGCAAAACCCTGAACAGGGAGGCTTTATGGTGTAATAAACCAGACATCGGAGCCTTATCACAGGAACCCATGAGGTCACCTAAAAACAAAGTGTACTGATGAGAGGTAAAGGTTGTAGAACCTCACAACATCTCCGACACAGATTCAATAGGTGCCTATTGccataaagtataaaaaaaattaactatttATACACTCACCACTGTGCCAATCCCACACAcacagggggtcatttaccaaactggtgtaaagtagaactggcttagttgcccatagcaaccaatcagactcctttcattttccaaaggagctgtccaaaatgaaaggtggaatctgatgggaagctatgggaaactaagccagttctactttacaccagtttggtaaatgacccccatagtatgGAATTTTCAAAAGGGGTTTACTGggagttgatgacctatcctcaggacacatCATGTCGACTCCcagcacatccccccccccccccccccccatatctgcTGCGGTTCTCCCACCTTTTCCTAAACCGGTTACATCATGATTACTGGTCACTTGTCCTgggtgcagctcaatcccatgcAAGTGAATGGAAGGGAGCTGAAATATCAATAAATGAGTACCATGTATGGCTCTGTTCTCGGCAtgctgcgagaaggctgcagcgctcaccggaacacccttcaaacagctgatcagcaggggtgccaggagacaCCCTcatatactgatgatctatccagaggataggccatcataatcaaactcctggaaaacccctttaagggtccattcacacgtccgtggaatggttccgcatccgttccacaatttctGGAACTGGTGCGGACCCGTTCAGTCTCAATacggcaggaatggatgcggagagcacactacggTCCGcaggtccagaaaaaaaatattgaacatgttctattcttgtccgcaattgcggacaagaataggcagttgtatgggggtgccggccgggggtattgcggattcgcaatacactacagatgtgtgaatggacccgaatTGCCTGTTATTTATACTTTGTAGGCAATAGACaactatattaaccccttaatatcCTGAGCCGTAACAGTTTGTAGGGGGAATTACATCGTTGTTGCAAGGTGCAAttgctttaaggcctctttcacaccacgggccagttttccgcgcgggtgcaatgcgcgagatgaacgcattgcaccagcactgaatccggactcattcatttctatggggctgtgcacatgagcggtgattttcacgcatcacttgtgcattgcgtaaaaaaaataaaaaaaatgaatgctattattttcccttataaccatgttata
This portion of the Bufo gargarizans isolate SCDJY-AF-19 chromosome 1, ASM1485885v1, whole genome shotgun sequence genome encodes:
- the PLA2G12A gene encoding group XIIA secretory phospholipase A2; translation: MSPWLLLLLAGLYSVLLAVSSGEHQSHQQPETPDWRMTLKTIRNGVHKIDMYLNAALDLLGGEDGLCQHKCRDGSKPLPRYGYKHSPPNGCGSPVFGFHFDVGIPSMTRCCNQHDRCYDTCGNLKNDCDEQFQSCLSKICRDVQKTLGISESVQACESTVALLFDAVIHLGCKPYMESQRAACICPYEEKIDL